In Thermobaculum terrenum ATCC BAA-798, one genomic interval encodes:
- a CDS encoding ABC transporter permease, whose protein sequence is MAGSSTLEALEQQSLPSTSRRRWYLQALRDPSFLIGLVILLALGAVGALAPRIAPYDPPRTSDRVYFLNLLAPVHAPPFWAAPDEVDLQRVSIDNPPPTPYDPRFPLGTDSERRDMLSLLVYGTRYSLAIGLLAVLLIWAMGVALGVLAGWRRGKLENLVLWLADTAESIPSFLACALFAAVVSEWMGRLLADLGLYMEAIPVVALSLACVGWASVARLVRVQVIATSGSEWVEAARALGVPSRRLILRHVLPFVLGPALVVASAQLPTILIIDGLLGAVGIGRRPPSITLGHMIFQEFPSTVAAPIFILMPTAILIAISLAATALANGVQRLLSPERR, encoded by the coding sequence TTGGCTGGCAGCTCGACCCTGGAGGCCCTCGAGCAGCAGTCCCTGCCCTCGACCTCGAGGCGGAGATGGTACCTGCAGGCCCTCAGAGACCCGTCATTCCTGATCGGCCTGGTCATCCTGTTGGCCCTGGGAGCGGTGGGCGCGCTGGCCCCCAGGATCGCGCCCTACGACCCGCCCCGCACGAGCGACCGCGTGTACTTCCTCAATCTGCTGGCGCCGGTGCACGCCCCGCCTTTCTGGGCCGCACCGGACGAGGTGGACCTCCAGCGGGTAAGCATCGATAACCCGCCGCCCACCCCGTACGATCCCCGCTTCCCGCTGGGCACCGACAGCGAGCGGCGTGACATGTTGAGCCTGCTGGTCTACGGCACCAGGTACAGCCTGGCCATAGGCCTGCTCGCGGTGCTCCTGATCTGGGCCATGGGTGTGGCACTGGGAGTCCTGGCAGGATGGCGGCGGGGGAAGCTGGAGAACCTCGTGCTGTGGCTGGCCGACACCGCCGAGTCGATCCCGTCCTTCCTGGCCTGCGCGTTGTTCGCGGCCGTGGTGTCGGAGTGGATGGGGAGGCTGCTGGCGGACCTTGGGCTATACATGGAGGCGATACCGGTGGTAGCGCTGTCCCTGGCCTGCGTGGGTTGGGCGTCCGTCGCGCGCCTGGTCAGGGTACAGGTCATCGCCACCAGCGGAAGCGAGTGGGTGGAGGCGGCTCGGGCGCTGGGCGTGCCGAGCCGCAGGCTCATCCTCCGTCACGTGCTGCCGTTCGTGCTGGGGCCCGCGCTCGTGGTGGCCAGCGCCCAGCTCCCGACGATCCTCATCATAGACGGCCTGCTGGGCGCGGTCGGCATAGGGCGCAGGCCCCCATCCATCACCCTGGGGCACATGATCTTCCAGGAGTTCCCCTCCACCGTGGCCGCGCCCATATTCATCCTCATGCCCACAGCCATCTTGATAGCGATCTCGCTGGCAGCGACGGCCCTCGCCAACGGCGTCCAGCGCCTGCTATCTCCCGAGCGCCGATGA
- a CDS encoding class I SAM-dependent methyltransferase — protein sequence MMRWQPQRYDDKLGFVSAMGADLIELLAPAPGERVLDLGCGTGDLAHRIAQRGAEVVGIDISPEMVAMARSKYPHIRFEVADVQDYRSDGSFDAVFSNAALHWMRKPRQVLESVRSALRPGGRFVAEFGGKGNVHSISRALEVVLARRGVDAHERNPWYYPSLGEYATLLEAAGFQVVYASHFDRPTPLPDGDLGLDHWLETFAQPFLLGLPPGEVAQVKAEIKDLLRPELFRDGTWVADYRRLRVAAVLVG from the coding sequence ATGATGCGCTGGCAACCCCAGAGGTACGATGACAAGCTGGGATTCGTCTCGGCGATGGGGGCCGACCTGATCGAGCTGCTCGCCCCGGCCCCCGGCGAGCGAGTGCTCGACCTGGGCTGTGGCACGGGAGACCTCGCCCACCGTATAGCCCAGCGCGGCGCCGAGGTGGTCGGGATAGACATCTCCCCGGAGATGGTCGCGATGGCTCGGAGCAAGTACCCACACATCCGGTTCGAGGTCGCCGACGTCCAGGACTACCGCTCTGACGGCAGCTTCGATGCCGTGTTCTCCAACGCCGCGCTGCACTGGATGAGGAAGCCGCGCCAGGTGCTGGAGTCCGTGAGATCGGCGCTGCGCCCCGGGGGTAGGTTCGTGGCGGAGTTCGGCGGCAAGGGCAACGTCCACTCGATCTCGCGAGCTCTCGAGGTGGTGTTGGCCCGCAGGGGTGTGGACGCCCACGAGCGCAACCCATGGTACTACCCCTCCCTCGGGGAGTACGCCACATTGCTGGAGGCAGCCGGCTTCCAGGTGGTCTACGCCAGCCACTTCGACCGCCCCACGCCCCTGCCGGACGGTGACCTGGGGCTGGACCACTGGCTGGAAACCTTCGCCCAGCCCTTCCTGCTGGGGCTCCCTCCTGGCGAGGTCGCCCAGGTCAAGGCGGAGATCAAAGACCTCCTCCGGCCCGAGCTGTTCCGGGACGGCACCTGGGTAGCGGACTACCGGCGCCTGCGCGTGGCCGCGGTGCTGGTGGGCTAG
- a CDS encoding nitroreductase family protein produces MAVELERRAPKPEAQRLLELIRSRRSVGKVAQDPPPRELIEQVLEAAVTAPNHHLTQPWRFFVIAGSARERLGEAMAAAESRAHPDSPQAALDRVRAKPLRAPVIIAVAVQPSDDPRALEIEEVEAGAAAVQNMLLAAHALGLAAMWRTGDAAYADEVKAFLGLDTSAHIIGFIYLGYAAITPPDPPRRSAAELTQWLGWGEKA; encoded by the coding sequence ATGGCCGTGGAGCTGGAGAGGCGGGCGCCAAAGCCCGAGGCGCAGAGGCTGCTGGAGCTCATCAGGAGCAGGCGCAGCGTGGGCAAGGTCGCGCAGGACCCGCCCCCGAGGGAGCTCATCGAGCAGGTGCTGGAGGCCGCGGTCACCGCCCCCAACCACCACCTCACACAACCCTGGCGGTTCTTCGTCATCGCGGGCAGCGCCCGGGAGAGGCTCGGAGAGGCCATGGCCGCGGCCGAGAGCCGAGCGCATCCCGACTCCCCGCAGGCCGCGCTCGACAGGGTGCGCGCCAAGCCGCTGCGGGCCCCCGTGATCATAGCCGTGGCGGTGCAGCCCAGCGACGACCCTCGGGCGCTGGAGATAGAGGAAGTGGAGGCCGGGGCGGCGGCCGTGCAGAACATGTTGCTGGCCGCGCACGCGTTGGGGCTGGCCGCCATGTGGCGCACGGGAGACGCCGCCTACGCCGACGAGGTGAAGGCCTTCCTAGGCCTGGACACGAGCGCCCACATCATAGGGTTCATCTATCTGGGGTACGCAGCGATCACCCCGCCGGACCCTCCCCGCCGATCCGCCGCCGAGCTCACGCAGTGGCTCGGGTGGGGCGAAAAGGCTTAG
- a CDS encoding ABC transporter permease yields the protein MAGGGALLGYIIRRLLWGVLTLWLTVTLTFFTLGITFRLASGSSLLEVLRGQVSSVGPSQGGPAYELQGSPLRQYAAFLWGTGRLDWGDSVSQGAPVRQVLLERFPVTGKIGLISFALAVMLGVPLGIYAAVRGGVVDFAISWTSAFVYSFPSPVLMTLLLALSVYTIGIFPVGMAGADWRGYLLPCLVLGLSAGGYIARITRASVADELHRDYVRTARAKGLRKLLIYRRHVLRNALGPVLAALGPTLGLLLAGSFPVEYAYEIYGTGRLLLDGFAQQDFPLILGGVTLYTVLVLGSNLLWEVVASLIDPRLRAGG from the coding sequence ATGGCCGGAGGTGGAGCCCTCCTGGGGTACATCATCAGGAGGCTGCTGTGGGGCGTGCTGACGCTGTGGTTGACCGTGACCCTCACGTTCTTCACGCTGGGGATCACCTTCAGGCTGGCTAGCGGCAGCTCGCTGCTCGAGGTGCTGAGGGGGCAGGTGTCCTCGGTGGGCCCCTCGCAGGGAGGTCCCGCCTACGAGCTGCAGGGGTCTCCTCTCAGGCAATACGCGGCTTTCCTGTGGGGCACGGGGCGCCTGGACTGGGGCGATTCGGTCTCGCAGGGGGCGCCGGTGCGACAGGTCCTGCTGGAGCGCTTCCCGGTCACGGGCAAGATAGGGCTGATCTCCTTCGCCCTGGCGGTGATGCTTGGGGTGCCGCTGGGGATCTACGCCGCGGTACGCGGAGGCGTGGTGGACTTCGCGATCTCGTGGACCTCGGCCTTCGTCTACAGCTTCCCGTCGCCGGTGTTGATGACGCTGCTGCTGGCCCTGTCCGTCTACACGATAGGCATCTTCCCGGTGGGGATGGCCGGGGCGGACTGGAGGGGGTACCTCCTGCCGTGCCTGGTGCTGGGGCTGAGCGCTGGCGGGTACATCGCGCGGATCACCCGGGCCTCGGTGGCCGACGAGCTCCACCGAGACTACGTGCGCACCGCCCGTGCCAAGGGGCTGCGCAAGCTCCTGATCTATCGCAGGCACGTGCTGAGGAACGCCCTGGGGCCCGTGCTGGCTGCGCTCGGCCCGACGCTTGGCCTGCTGCTCGCCGGATCGTTCCCGGTGGAGTACGCCTACGAGATCTACGGTACCGGCAGGCTGTTGCTGGACGGCTTCGCGCAGCAGGACTTTCCCCTCATCCTCGGAGGCGTGACGCTGTACACAGTGCTGGTGCTGGGCTCCAACCTGCTGTGGGAGGTTGTGGCCAGCCTGATCGATCCCAGACTGAGAGCTGGAGGTTAG